A genomic window from Salvia miltiorrhiza cultivar Shanhuang (shh) chromosome 5, IMPLAD_Smil_shh, whole genome shotgun sequence includes:
- the LOC131025455 gene encoding cyanidin 3-O-galactoside 2''-O-xylosyltransferase FGGT1-like: protein MEDKRLKIIMYPWLAMGHLTSFLHISNKLAERGHRIWFLLPPKTQPKLEQFNLHPQLITFIPLSIPHLQGLPAGAETTADVPFHLHKLLRRAMDLTQPAIEHLLHQLKPHFIFFDFTPWLPALARRFDVKSIHYCTISPAAVAYMIRDESSADAFMEPPPGFPSSAIKLRDHEARALLRVNKSTEFDGATTFVQRMLACLEECDALGFRSCREMEGRYCDFLEKKFEKPVMLAGFVVPEAPSSSLDEKWRKWLDQFDAKSVVYCAFGSEARLRKDEFEQVVLGLELTGLPFLAALKAETVEEEGVGAVGFGERRGRGVVVEGWVQQQLILKHPSVGCFVTHCGSGSLSEGMVSECGMVAAAHGGDQVINARMAAGEWRVGAEAGRDEKGLLRKEGVAEAVKVVMGMGEGSEMRANHGKWRELLLGKGFEDSYMDGFVRDLLLLLH, encoded by the coding sequence ATGGAAGATAAGAGATTGAAAATCATAATGTATCCATGGCTGGCGATGGGGCATCTCACCTCTTTCCTTCACATCTCCAACAAATTAGCAGAGAGAGGCCATAGGATCTGGTTCCTCCTCCCTCCCAAAACGCAGCCCAAGTTGGAACAATTCAACCTTCATCCTCAGCTCATAACCTTCATTCCCCTCAGCATCCCTCATCTCCAAGGCCTCCCCGCCGGAGCTGAGACCACCGCCGACGTACCTTTCCATCTCCACAAGCTCCTGCGGCGCGCCATGGATCTGACGCAGCCGGCCATCGAGCATCTGCTCCACCAACTCAAACCCCATTTCATCTTCTTCGATTTCACGCCGTGGCTGCCCGCCTTGGCGCGCCGCTTCGACGTCAAGTCCATCCACTACTGCACCATCAGCCCCGCAGCGGTGGCTTACATGATCCGCGATGAGTCCTCCGCCGACGCTTTCATGGAGCCTCCGCCCGGCTTCCCATCCTCAGCGATCAAGCTCCGCGACCACGAGGCGCGCGCGCTTCTCCGGGTCAACAAGAGCACGGAATTCGACGGCGCCACCACGTTCGTGCAGAGGATGCTGGCGTGTTTGGAGGAGTGCGATGCTTTGGGATTCAGATCTTGCAGGGAGATGGAGGGGCGCTACTGTGATTTTCTCGAGAAGAAATTCGAGAAGCCGGTGATGCTAGCTGGTTTCGTGGTGCCGGAAGCTCCGAGTTCAAGTCTAGACGAGAAGTGGAGGAAATGGTTGGATCAGTTCGATGCCAAAAGCGTTGTGTATTGCGCCTTCGGCAGCGAAGCTAGACTAAGAAAGGATGAGTTTGAACAAGTGGTGCTGGGATTGGAGCTGACGGGCCTCCCGTTTCTAGCGGCGCTGAAGGCGGAGACGGTGGAGGAAGAAGGTGTAGGTGCAGTAGGGTTTGGAGAGAGGAGGGGAAGGGGAGTGGTGGTGGAGGGATGGGTGCAGCAGCAGTTGATCCTAAAACACCCGTCGGTGGGGTGCTTCGTGACGCACTGCGGGTCGGGGTCGTTGTCGGAGGGCATGGTGAGCGAGTGCGGGATGGTGGCGGCGGCGCATGGCGGGGATCAGGTGATCAATGCGAGAATGGCGGCGGGGGAGTGGAGGGTGGGGGCGGAGGCTGGGAGAGATGAAAAGGGGTTGTTGAGGAAAGAAGGAGTGGCGGAGGCGGTGAAGGTAGTGATGGGAATGGGAGAAGGGAGTGAGATGAGAGCAAATCATGGAAAGTGGAGGGAGTTGTTGTTGGGAAAAGGCTTTGAGGATTCTTACATGGATGGCTTCGTTCGGGATCTACTTTTGCTTCTACACTAA